Proteins from one Saccharomyces eubayanus strain FM1318 chromosome XI, whole genome shotgun sequence genomic window:
- the TPK3 gene encoding cAMP-dependent protein kinase catalytic subunit TPK3 produces MYVDPMNNNEIRKLSITAKTETTPDDVRQNILANAHSVHEECSSITPVTINGQNIEKVKEEISPDDYLAKRPMLQYRETSGKYSLGDFQILRTLGTGSFGRVHLIRSNHNGRFYALKTLKKHTIVKLKQVEHTNDERRMLSIVSHPFIIRMWGTFQDSQQVFMVMDYIEGGELFSLLRKSQRFPNPVAKFYAAEVCLALEYLHSKDIIYRDLKPENILLDKNGHIKITDFGFAKFVPDVTYTLCGTPDYIAPEVVSTKPYNKSVDWWSFGILIYEMLAGYTPFYNSNTMKTYENILNAELKFPPFFHPDAQDLLKKLITRDLSERLGNLQNGSEDVKNHPWFSEVIWEKLLARYIETPYEPPIQQGQGDTSQFDRYPEEEFNYGIQGEDPYMELMKEF; encoded by the coding sequence ATGTATGTTGATCCTATGAACAATAATGAGATCAGGAAACTGAGCATTACTGCTAAAACGGAAACCACGCCAGATGACGTTAGGCAGAACATTCTCGCAAACGCACATTCGGTGCATGAGGAATGTTCTTCTATTACGCCCGTTACAATAAATGGGCAAAACATCGAAAAGgtgaaagaagaaatttctCCTGATGATTATCTGGCTAAAAGACCCATGTTGCAATACAGAGAAACTTCAGGTAAGTACTCCTTAGgtgattttcaaattttgagAACACTGGGTACCGGCTCATTCGGAAGAGTTCATCTAATCCGTTCCAACCACAATGGAAGATTTTATGCGTTAAAGACATTAAAGAAACACACTATAGTGAAACTAAAGCAGGTGGAGCATACCAATGATGAACGCCGAATGCTGTCAATCGTATCACATCCATTCATCATCAGAATGTGGGGGACATTTCAAGACTCTCAACAAGTTTTCATGGTGATGGACTACATTGAAGGTGGAgaattattttctttactaCGTAAATCTCAAAGGTTTCCTAACCCAGTGGCCAAATTTTATGCCGCAGAGGTCTGCTTAGCTTTGGAATATTTGCATAGTAAGGATATAATATATAGAGATTTGAAACCTGAAAACATTCTCTTGGATAAAAACGGTCATATTAAGATAACTGACTTTGGGTTTGCAAAATTCGTTCCTGATGTCACATACACACTATGTGGGACCCCAGATTACATAGCGCCTGAAGTGGTCAGCACCAAGCCATATAACAAGTCAGTGGATTGGTGGAGTTTCGGAATATTAATCTATGAAATGCTGGCTGGTTATACACCGTTCTACAACTCCAATACCATGAAAACTTAtgaaaatatattaaatgCAGAATTGAAGTTCCCGCCATTTTTCCATCCGGATGCACAGGACTTATTAAAGAAGCTGATCACCAGAGACTTAAGTGAAAGACTGGGTAATCTACAGAACGGAAGCGAGGATGTTAAGAACCACCCGTGGTTCAGCGAAGTGATATGGGAGAAACTATTAGCCAGGTACATAGAAACACCGTATGAGCCACCAATTCAACAGGGTCAAGGTGACACTTCTCAATTCGATAGATATCCAGAGGAAGAATTCAATTACGGGATCCAAGGGGAAGACCCATATATGGAACTGATGAAAGAATTTTAG
- the KKQ8 gene encoding putative serine/threonine protein kinase KKQ8 — protein MTAQDGREHQGLADRRARSFSESFKCLFKPSRSRGASPSNVTRLPYRSSSSSPKRNSEPPRRSTISAQLDPKAPSVWQHTYTLRRCSPGMPKLFKHAGSDASNSPTRRRSRSNKKEEAKNESPGSFGSTSNDFRGTQGLRSRSSSNSSCDGSNGTTTSSESHWAMDSLLDHSDNDVIPYRGSNKDVLNARDKVPDDFKDSYEEDALHRATSYPISLPPKQLYHEGLYTIRSHTDGESLKSLPRFAGADLTCIIEQDGFKVYEDGSHEHNVKVMEIVTKLEKSESLPVHRQGSLSKPKLGIALSGLFKHHKDECDIENALSLLPNENGSETNHKKQTTDQNCDKNGKGDSNSIPPTQNKKDYLKIVNPDASLGDDELKLINSLSSKIHTSLQHYLHEKNLKPAACAREEAPTFQESYGHPVGTVGAGAYGEVKVCARSRTDSDIPPFQTYHDDKFIYYAVKELKPKTNNDLERFCTKITSEFIIGHSLSHYHKNGQKPAPNILSVFDILESSSSFIEVMEFCPAGDLYGMLVDKSKSKGRLHPLEADCFMKQLLHGVKFMHDHGIAHCDLKPENILFYPHGLLKICDFGTSSVFQTAWERRVHTQKGIIGSEPYMAPEEFVNGEYYDPRLIDCWSCGVVYVSMVLGHHLWKVASREKDISFDTFCKEMTRTKEFKVFEELKHVNSELAATRKIALYCIFQWEPKKRISIDKLLGMQWMKHTNCCLIYESS, from the coding sequence ATGACCGCCCAAGACGGGAGAGAACACCAAGGACTCGCAGATAGAAGAGCAAGATCATTTTCTGAGTCTTTCAAATGCCTTTTCAAACCCTCACGTTCAAGAGGCGCAAGCCCTTCTAATGTCACCAGACTTCCCTATCGatcgtcatcttcttcacccAAGAGGAATTCCGAGCCACCGAGACGGTCCACCATATCTGCACAGTTAGATCCGAAAGCACCCTCGGTATGGCAGCATACGTATACATTGAGGCGTTGTTCCCCAGGTATGCCAAAACTATTTAAACACGCAGGAAGTGACGCAAGTAATAGCCCAACCAGACGTCGTTCTAGatccaacaaaaaagaagaagcaaagaatGAGTCACCAGGAAGTTTTGGATCAACCTCTAATGACTTTCGCGGTACGCAAGGTCTACGCTCTAGaagttcatcaaattcGTCATGCGACGGTTCGAATGGAACAACCACTTCTTCAGAGAGCCATTGGGCAATGGACTCCCTGTTAGACCATTCTGATAACGATGTTATACCGTATCGGGGCTCAAACAAGGATGTACTAAATGCCAGAGACAAGGTGCCtgatgatttcaaagacaGTTATGAGGAAGATGCTTTACATAGAGCAACTTCATATCCAATTTCCCTCCCCCCTAAGCAGCTTTACCACGAAGGGTTGTATACGATAAGGTCGCATACTGACGGCGAAAGTCTAAAAAGCCTGCCCAGATTTGCAGGAGCAGATTTAACATGCATTATTGAGCAAGATGGATTTAAAGTTTACGAGGATGGAAGCCATGAGCACAATGTAAAAGTGATGGAGATAGTCACTAAACTAGAGAAAAGTGAGTCCTTACCGGTTCACCGTCAAGGGTCATTATCCAAGCCAAAACTAGGCATCGCGCTGTCCGGTTTGTTTAAACATCATAAAGATGAATGTGACATCGAAAACGCATTGTCACTTttaccaaatgaaaatggCTCTGAAACAAATCATAAGAAGCAAACCACCGATCAAAACTGTGACAAGAACGGAAAGGGCGACAGCAATAGTATCCCACCCACacaaaacaagaaagattatttaaaaatagTAAATCCTGACGCATCGCTAGGagatgatgaattgaaattgataaattcaTTATCAAGCAAAATACATACAAGTTTACAACATTATCTGcacgaaaaaaatttaaagcCAGCGGCGTGTGCTAGAGAAGAAGCCCCtacttttcaagaaagcTATGGTCATCCTGTTGGGACAGTGGGCGCTGGAGCTTATGGTGAAGTGAAAGTGTGTGCCAGATCCAGAACTGACAGTGATATTCCGCCATTTCAGACATATCATGATGATAAGTTCATATATTATGCTGTGAAAGAACTGAAAcccaaaacaaacaacgATCTGGAGAGGTTTTGTACGAAAATCACATCAGAGTTCATCATCGGGCATTCATTAAGCCACTATCATAAAAACGGCCAAAAGCCGGCCCCCAACATTTTAAGCGTATTTGACATTTTGGAGAGCAGTAGCTCTTTCATTGAGGTTATGGAATTTTGTCCCGCAGGTGATCTTTATGGTATGCTGGTGGATAAATCAAAATCGAAAGGTCGACTACACCCATTGGAAGCCGATTGTTTCATGAAGCAATTACTCCACGGTGTCAAATTCATGCATGATCATGGAATCGCTCATTGCGACTTGAAACCTGAGAATATTCTCTTTTATCCTCATGGtttgttgaagatttgCGATTTTGGCACAAGTTCTGTTTTCCAAACCGCTTGGGAAAGGAGAGTTCATACTCAAAAGGGCATAATCGGATCGGAGCCGTATATGGCTCCAGAAGAGTTTGTAAATGGCGAATATTACGATCCAAGATTAATAGACTGTTGGAGTTGTGGTGTTGTTTATGTAAGTATGGTACTAGGACACCACCTTTGGAAGGTGGCCTCCAGGGAGAAAGACATATCCTTTGACACCTTTTGCAAGGAAATGACACGCACAAAAGAGTTCAAAGTATTCGAAGAGCTGAAGCACGTGAACTCAGAACTAGCGGCAACTAGAAAGATAGCATTATATTGTATATTCCAATGGGAGCCCAAAAAGAGAATTTCTATCGATAAACTTTTAGGCATGCAGTGGATGAAGCATACAAATTGTTGCCTAATATATGAATCTAGCTAG
- the EBP2 gene encoding Ebp2p, which produces MAKGFKLKQLLSHHKEVQKADKLENDLKMKKSQQLKKEEPTVISATDLEKIEEQKKNAVAKKEPAADVEEYQSQAMSKKDKRKLKKELKKMQEEKAPEVQKDASEEEEEEEEEEQEGRLDLEKLAKSDSESEDESEEDEEEEIVAEEEEKEEEEEEEEDQDVPLSDVEIDSDADIVPHHKLTINNTKAMKHAFERVQLPWKKHSFQEHQSITAITNTDEQIKDIYDDTERELAFYKQSLNAVVVAREELKRLKVPFKRPLDYFAEMVKSDEHMDKIKGKLVYEASDKKAREDARRQRQLKKFGKQVQHATLQKRQLEKRDTLDKIKSLKNKRKHNEIDHSEFNVGVEEEMEGKKSDRGRPNGKRAAKNAKYGQGGMKRFKRKNDADSTADVTGFSSRKMKGKTNRPGKNKRTKRF; this is translated from the coding sequence ATGGCTAAAGGATTCAAGTTGAAGCAGTTGCTATCGCACCACAAGGAAGTTCAAAAAGCTGATAAGCTTGAGAATGACttaaagatgaagaaatccCAACaacttaaaaaagaagagccaACCGTTATCTCAGCCActgatttggaaaaaatcgaagagcaaaagaagaacgcTGTTGCTAAGAAAGAACCCGCTGCTGATGTCGAAGAATACCAAAGTCAAGCCATGtcaaagaaagataaaagaaaattgaagaaagaattgaagaagatgcaaGAAGAGAAGGCGCCAGAGGTTCAGAAGGACGCCtccgaagaagaagaggaagaagaggaagaggaacaagaaggaagaCTCGATCTTGAAAAGTTGGCTAAGAGTGATTCCGAGTCTGAAGATGAgtctgaagaagacgaggaagaggaaatcgtcgctgaagaagaagaaaaagaagaagaagaagaggaggaggaagatCAAGACGTTCCATTGTCCGATGTTGAAATTGATTCTGATGCAGACATTGTTCCACATCATAAACTAACTATCAACAACACCAAGGCCATGAAACACGCTTTCGAAAGGGTACAACTGCCATGGAAAAAGCATTCCTTCCAAGAGCACCAAAGTATCACAGCCATAACCAATACAGATGAACAGATCAAGGACATATATGATGATACCGAGAGAGAATTAGCTTTTTACAAGCAATCATTAAATGCTGTCGTAGTTGCACGTGAAGAATTGAAACGACTAAAGGTCCCATTCAAGAGACCATTGGACTATTTTGCTGAAATGGTTAAAAGCGACGAGCACATGGACAAGATCAAGGGTAAGCTGGTTTATGAGGCTAGTGACAAGAAGGCACGCGAAGACGCTAGAAGACAACGACAATTAAAGAAGTTCGGTAAGCAAGTCCAACATGCCACTCTGCAGAAACGTCAACTGGAAAAGAGAGACACATTGGATAAGATTAAGTCtttaaagaacaaaagaaagcacAACGAGATTGATCACTCTGAGTTCAATGTCGGTGTGGAGGAAGAAATGGAAGGAAAGAAGTCCGACAGAGGCAGGCCCAACGGCAAGAGAGCCGCAAAGAATGCCAAGTACGGTCAAGGTGGAATGAAGAGATTCAAGAGAAAGAACGACGCAGACTCCACTGCCGATGTCACCGGATTCTCCTCCAGAAAGATGAAGGGTAAGACCAACAGGCCAGGAAAGAACAAACGTACCAAAAGATTCTAA
- the NNK1 gene encoding protein kinase NNK1, which produces MYTSQRQLRQNESPISSPSRSSQPSSGTPSPLSGSPASNHSYGRDMRGMVGIDIPANEAAPERVNSSDTLYFRPKKIYQMEHEHPSRSTLVQLHSKPHPEDSASSYKNANADAGRGGVESGKSCGKQPLHTMGAEYVPDLDFTKLVDDWQKSSDDFYEFRNSATPQVEIKNDSKGNYELWNSPEAILGRHQLRRDSFSQGNSDSMSPEGSLLSRDLHSNVKPIPLPRNSQPIFTPLSNLEAERRSSYTTSSNNNSITQSNKLPFAKMKYSLPIQGTTVPASFDSNVSSLNFLPTTTLSTLSELQLSPNAMVDLIQKLPRNFLNLPYSQRKKVMIEYAPHQDYKALMSLVKKFMLTSSKSNFSLTGFVNNAPATEVTTTNSNNNFQNTSRNQSNNGNDNNANARPPQRSRHGSIASQFLSSFSPSMTSIANMNTNSLSGCASGSVRPDDKGMEILGHRLGKIIGFGAWGIIRECFDIETGVGRVIKIVKFKGHAKIKRQVLREVAIWRTLKHNRILPLLDWRLDENYAMYCLTERINEGTLYDLVISWDESKRSKISFAERCKMTIFLILQLLSALKYMHSKKIVHGDIKLENCLLQKGHKKSEWKVILCDFGMSCHFDDKHPYRNDTKDKSINSSKRSRNESGEETSLVKYPTTNFLPDELTNDFDVNEDLKYQFKNRKYDSYTPKKVASSSSYSLKPLNSPSSSSSNLFHKPASQPQPQHRYPFHGRHNTTVFPNLGPEPSKYIGSLPYASPELLKYSDTRRSKSVDLHIYDSPDSSQSEISAASLSSSNSSSTSSTGNASMNTKPGVAKNSPSSSLIDEPCNTSPLGPASDIWALGVMLYTILVGKLPFNHEFEPRLRSLIKSGEFDRISLAQVCKYDKKSTEETMFQGLYDTVIGCLTIDLDKRWSLERIEEVFQNEIKLNESIYDDNDL; this is translated from the coding sequence ATGTATACGTCGCAACGACAACTACGACAAAATGAGAGCCCGATTTCATCGCCATCACGTTCGTCACAGCCTTCCTCCGGCACGCCATCGCCATTATCTGGCTCTCCAGCATCGAATCACAGCTATGGAAGGGATATGCGAGGCATGGTAGGAATTGATATACCTGCTAACGAGGCGGCGCCGGAGAGGGTGAACAGCAGCGATACGCTCTACTTCAGGCCCAAGAAGATTTACCAGATGGAACATGAGCATCCATCGCGGTCTACTCTCGTGCAGCTGCATAGCAAACCGCACCCAGAAGATTCCGCCAGTAGCTACAAGAATGCTAATGCTGATGCTGGGCGTGGTGGCGTTGAGTCGGGAAAGTCGTGTGGCAAGCAGCCTTTACACACGATGGGGGCAGAGTACGTCCCAGATTTGGACTTCACAAAGCTAGTTGATGATTGGCAAAAGTCCAGTGACGATTTTTACGAGTTCAGAAACAGTGCTACTCCGCAGGTGGAAATTAAAAACGATAGTAAAGGCAACTATGAACTTTGGAACTCTCCAGAGGCAATATTGGGTCGACACCAACTTAGAAGAGACAGTTTTTCCCAGGGAAATAGCGATTCAATGAGTCCAGAAGGCTCTCTCTTATCGAGAGATTTGCACTCTAATGTCAAGCCTATCCCTTTACCCAGGAATAGTCAACCAATATTCACACCGCTTTCCAACTTGGAAGCGGAGAGACGATCCTCGTATACAACTAgtagcaacaacaacagcattACACAAAGTAATAAACTTCCCTTCGCCAAAATGAAGTACTCACTCCCAATTCAAGGCACGACAGTTCCTGCATCCTTTGATTCGAACGTTTCATCCTTGAATTTCCTTCCCACAACCACATTATCGACATTATCAGAACTACAGCTAAGCCCCAATGCTATGGTAGATTTGATTCAGAAACTGCCCAggaattttttaaatttgcCCTACtcacaaaggaaaaaggtGATGATTGAATATGCACCACACCAGGACTACAAAGCCCTGATGTCATTGGTGAAAAAGTTCATGCTAACATCTTCAAAGAGTAATTTCTCTCTCACTGGGTTTGTCAATAATGCTCCAGCTACTGAGGTCACCACTACCAAtagcaacaacaattttcaaaatactAGCAGGAATCAGTCCAATAACGGCAACGATAACAATGCAAATGCGCGCCCACCTCAGCGATCTAGGCATGGCTCAATTGCATCTCAGTTTTTGAGCTCATTTTCACCTTCCATGACTTCAATAGCAAACATGAACACCAATTCATTGAGCGGCTGCGCCAGCGGCAGTGTGAGACCCGATGATAAAGGTATGGAAATATTAGGACACCGATTAGGTAAAATTATAGGTTTCGGGGCATGGGGTATAATACGTGAATGCTTCGATATCGAGACGGGTGTCGGAAGAGTGATAAAAATTGTGAAATTCAAAGGCCATGCAAAAATCAAGAGGCAGGTGTTGAGAGAAGTAGCCATATGGAGGACTTTAAAGCACAATCGAATACTTCCCCTTTTGGACTGGAGGCTTGATGAAAACTACGCAATGTACTGTTTAACGGAAAGGATCAATGAAGGAACCTTGTATGACTTGGTGATATCCTGGGATGAATCCAAACGCTCTAAAATATCATTTGCAGAGAGATGCAAAATgactatttttttgattttgcaGCTACTATCTGCTTTGAAGTACATGCATTCCAAAAAGATTGTTCACGGTGACATTAAATTAGAAAATTGTCTTTTACAAAAAGGACATAAAAAATCAGAATGGAAGGTGATTCTATGCGACTTTGGAATGAGTTGTCATTTCGATGACAAACATCCCTACCGCAACGATACTAAAGATAAAAGTATCAACAGTAGCAAAAGATCTAGAAACGAAAGCGGAGAAGAAACAAGTTTGGTTAAATATCCCACAACTAACTTTCTACCTGATGAACTAACCAACGACTTTGACGTAAATGAAGACCTCAAATATCAGTTTAAAAATCGGAAATATGATTCCTATacaccaaaaaaagtgGCCAGCTCTAGCTCTTATTCACTAAAGCCTCTTAACtcaccatcttcatcatcttccaaCCTATTTCACAAGCCGGCCTCTCAACCACAGCCACAACACCGATACCCGTTTCATGGGAGACACAATACTAcagtttttccaaatttggGACCCGAGCCTTCCAAGTATATCGGATCCTTACCTTACGCTTCCCCAGAGCTTTTAAAGTACTCGGACACAAGACGCTCGAAGTCGGTTGACTTGCATATTTATGATTCGCCCGACTCTTCTCAATCAGAAATTAGCGCGGCATCCTTATCTTCCTCTAACTCGTCCTCTACATCATCGACTGGAAATGCATCCATGAACACCAAGCCTGGTGTAGCTAAAAACTCACCATCGAGTTCTCTAATCGATGAACCATGTAACACTTCTCCTTTAGGGCCAGCGTCCGATATTTGGGCATTAGGAGTGATGCTTTATACGATATTAGTAGGAAAGTTACCATTCAATCATGAATTCGAACCTAGACTACGCTCTTTAATTAAATCAGGCGAGTTTGACCGGATTTCGTTAGCTCAAGTCTGTAAATATGACAAGAAAAGCACCGAAGAAACCATGTTTCAAGGGTTGTATGACACAGTTATTGGATGCTTGACGATTGATTTAGACAAAAGGTGGAGTCTCGAGAGAATAGAGGAGGTCTTTCAAAACGAAATAAAACTAAATGAGTCCATTTAcgatgataatgatttaTGA
- the MRP49 gene encoding mitochondrial 54S ribosomal protein mL61: protein MSKITQQLNFLNKISATTKLPQILIDSKKYSGLRLTFQMKNHNGHMGARVFWHDYLPTLQFYNPEIKFDVIRIKNEDKQKSVPCKLEILSQEGTVTETIDMRNKMHDDIMKDLLEKIEHNPLPENEVIRAGSPIE, encoded by the coding sequence ATGTCTAAAATCACACAGCAactgaattttttgaacaagatTAGTGCCACCACTAAGTTACCCCAAATCCTCATAGATTCGAAGAAGTATTCGGGGCTTAGGTTGACCTTTCAGATGAAAAACCACAACGGGCATATGGGTGCCAGAGTCTTTTGGCATGACTACCTACCTACCTTGCAATTCTACAATCCAGAAATCAAGTTCGATGTGATAAGAATCAAGAACGAAGATAAGCAGAAGAGTGTTCCGTGCAAACTGGAAATCCTCTCTCAAGAGGGCACGGTTACAGAAACTATTGACATGCGCAATAAGATGCATGACGACATAATGAAAGATCTACTTGAAAAGATAGAACACAACCCTCTTCCAGAGAACGAGGTTATAAGGGCTGGATCGCCAATAGAATAA
- the MRPL38 gene encoding mitochondrial 54S ribosomal protein uL14m: MIFLKSVIKVIDNSGAQLAECIKVIKKGSPKSPAIVGDRIVCVIQKAKPLTQNITGTANTNRVKKGDICHAIVVRSKQRNMCRKDGSMVAFGDTACVLINKNTGEPLGTRIMANDGCVDRTLKDKGYNKICSLASRVI; the protein is encoded by the coding sequence ATGATATTCCTTAAATCTGTCATCAAAGTAATTGACAATTCAGGAGCTCAATTAGCAGAGTGCATTAAAGTCATAAAAAAAGGCTCTCCGAAGAGCCCTGCAATAGTCGGAGACAGAATAGTGTGTGTTATCCAGAAAGCAAAGCCCTTAACTCAAAACATTACAGGAACAGCCAATACTAATCGTGTAAAAAAAGGTGATATCTGTCACGCAATTGTGGTAAGATCTAAACAACGTAATATGTGCAGGAAGGATGGCTCTATGGTCGCATTTGGAGACACTGCCTGTGTTTTGATTAATAAGAACACTGGCGAACCTCTCGGAACAAGAATTATGGCTAACGATGGCTGTGTAGATAGAACCTTAAAGGATAAGGGATACAATAAGATATGCTCGTTAGCCAGTAGAGTTATATAA